A segment of the Streptomyces pactum genome:
CGACGGGGTCGTCACCGTCCGCGCCTCCGAGCACCGCTCGCAGTGGCGCAACCGCGAGACCGCCGCCGTACGCCTCGCCGCCCTCCTGGCCGAGGCCACCGCGCCCCCGCCCAGGCCCCGCAGGGCGACCCGCGTCCCGCGCGGTATCAACGAACGCCGGCTGCGGGAGAAGAAGCAGCGCTCGCAGACCAAGCGGGGCCGCTCCCCGAAGAACTGGGACTAGGACAGGCCCCGGCTAGTCCAGCTCGAGCACGCCCACCGTCTCGCCCTCGCTCGTCGTCCCGTCGGGCCGGAAGCCCAGGCCCAGATAGAAGCCCTCGGGGCCGTTCGGGCCCGGGTGCCACGTCACGTGGCACTCCT
Coding sequences within it:
- the arfB gene encoding alternative ribosome rescue aminoacyl-tRNA hydrolase ArfB, which produces MDGMSGPHVIRGSVSLPEAELVWRFSRSSGPGGQHVNTTDTAVELRFDLARTEVLPEVWKRRALERLAGRLTDGVVTVRASEHRSQWRNRETAAVRLAALLAEATAPPPRPRRATRVPRGINERRLREKKQRSQTKRGRSPKNWD